The following coding sequences are from one Rissa tridactyla isolate bRisTri1 chromosome 14, bRisTri1.patW.cur.20221130, whole genome shotgun sequence window:
- the PRRC2B gene encoding protein PRRC2B isoform X3, whose translation MSDRLGQITKGKDGKSKYSTLSLFDKYKGKSIEAIRTTVIPRHGLQSLGKVAAARRMPPPANLPSLKSENKGNDPNIIIVPKDGTGWANKQDQPDQKSSSATAAQLQESLPQQGLQKSVSNLQKPTQSISQESTNSVPGGPKSWAQLNGKPAGQEGGSRASSRLLSFSPEEFPTLKAAGEQDKVGKEKGALDPSYGPGPSLRPQNVTSWREGGGRNITSATSLTASPAELGSKTSSTGDGAPSSVSASDPKEPSLRPAQPVRKGASQFMGNVYQPPTYHDMLPAFMCPQQPSETPASLDRGSFPLPQLRLEPRVPFRQYQMNDQDGKENRLNLSRPTRPLRQQIERAPRPTIINAENLKGLDELDTDADDGWAGIHDEVDYSEKLKFSEDEEEEETLKDGRQKWNSWDPRRQRQLSLSSADSADVKHTVEEGKNWGDSVGLSRSVRKVQDSQQPPRKLNGWSSTSEYQKPTLGSILRQQSLEDKEEKVPLRQKFVHSEISEAVERARRRREEEERRAREERLAACAAKLKQLDQKCKLAQKTSETQKHTENEDVRPPSTEKNAVQENSHAFRRATPEFHTQDVSVGYLEEETPAPAATAQSSSEEELREAPSPAQEFNKYQKSLPPRFQRQQQQQQQEQLYKMQHWQQQQVYPPPSHSHPQRTFYPPHPQMLGFDPRWMMMPSYMDPRMAQSRAPVDFYPSALHPSGIMKPMIQQDSIGGSSCRSEDQNCQAGQVERKSAPLDPVPVWGQESYTSLQSKGYSLSHQKQADMTMEGLHARNDSYSPPSGRPEGLSTQRDLFEERGEEYLSAFDKKAQADFDSCLSSQRIGQDLLFQHQETVQETSTSGNRHANLRCSPLEPDFIQAEKKPEYNGWDISHHQKPAETAAEVAEEVPRDEQSFNADPWKKEGANTKQPAEETTEWAPENRNTSGQHQEQMGRTRRSGPIKKPVLKALKVEEKEKEIEKVKLEGEDTSRPLKEKAAVQKVENESDDSTALLNSTRYLLDDKGSSQASLAREAEKSQEEEEEEEEEEKPERTWENKLCRESGDLPPTKRNNWIFIDEEQAFGGRGQGRGRGRGFREFTFRGRGTVVGSRGVYNNQRSSRGRGLREFNQPEDFPRGKPRRRIASETHSEGSEYEELPKRRRQRGSENSNEGSVLDREDSDLKKGDFKESWRSNKIYSDDHTSLDPKMRAPRAFGRSLPPRLSNSGYGRRGFMGKEPTQWQGRSGGAGWQEYSHTSPSDTFGSRQQSDREYIQDSYKHVDSFSSRVFDESHLDDKRHFFQEDYSADQENIENRPFRRRRPPRQDKPPRFRRLRQERESVGQWNPEEGVPNVLPSQWPGRPKLTTPEKSTISGRRSPELSYQNSSDHANEEWETASESSDFSERRERRDGVAESEGQLESGLGNGSLGEKRELAKRSFSSQRPIVDRQSRKTEPTGFVEQSVRTGVGAASRYDSQQNGTLIKSKRSPEEGGGLGNASGGSSHSIYSLDRASHGNSESAEGPGKKTEKEPKSTAQRASEKGEALSQFELSYGSTIIDNRVSNTAEENEVGSLAGEGFIEVLTKKQRRLLEEERRKKEQAAQAPAKARVLQSRIPPRFAKKQNGLCLEQSDVTVSGNSLGTEIWESNSPALSVQSPGSDSWSKPVNTFNGTESSTTEQGFKGSQGDSGIDLSAESRESSATSSQRSSPYGTLKPEEMNGAGLVDPKPDCQKEQVQKQSDKKDSDQGSGQNKEHKPGPIGNERSLKNRKGSEGTERLEGNIPPVNGVEIHVDSVLPVPPIEFGVNPKDSDFSLPPGSASGTAANPVTKLQDALASNAGLTQSIPILRRDHHLQRCIGLNPMSFPTADLTLKMESARKAWENSPSLPEQNSPGGAGSGIQPPSSVGASNGVSYSSFGGVSMPPMPVASVAPSASIPGNHIPPLYLDGHVFASQPRLVPQTIPQQQSYQQAAAAQQIPISLHTSLQAQAQLGLRGGLPVSQSQEMYSSIQPFRSQVYMHPSLSQPSTMVLTGGTALKPPYSAFPGMQPLEVVKTQSGSPYQPMNGSQTLVYEGQINQAAGMGASQMMDSQLTQLTMPVPGSQLPLPRYGSGQQPLILPQSIQLPQGQNLPVGAPRRILPPGSQPSVLATSRESSQMEMKGFHFSDGKQNMSSGGSVPAPHTYRPSSASPSGKPAGPAVSMGSVQGHYVQQAKQRVDENKANLGAVKLQETASTNQMKPVRTGAIKPQAVKVEESKA comes from the exons ATGTCCGATCGTTTGGGGCAAATAACCAAGGGAAAGGATGGGAAAAGCAAGTATTCGACTCTCAGCCTGTTTGATAAGTATAAAGGAAAGTCAATAGAAGCTATCAGAACTACAG TTATACCTAGACATGGCTTACAGAGTCTTGGGAAAGTTGCTGCTGCTCGGCGCATGCCACCTCCTGCAAACTTGCCTAGCTTGAAGTCTGAGAACAAAGGAAACGACCCCAACATCATTATAGTACCCAAGGACGGTACAGGATGGGCAAACAAGCAGGATCAGCCAGACCAAAAGAG TTCCAGTGCGACggctgcacagctgcaggagtCGCTGCCGCAGCAGGGTTTGCAGAAATCTGTCTCCAATTTACAGAAGCCGACACAGTCAATCAGTCAGGAG agtacAAATTCAGTGCCAGGTGGACCAAAGTCATGGGCACAGCTGAATGGAAAGCCAGCAGGACAAGAAGGTG GTTCAAGGGCCTCAAGCCGACTGTTATCCTTCTCTCCCGAGGAATTTCCGACGCTGAAAGCAGCTGGCGAGCAGGACAAGGTTGGCAAAGAAAAGGGCGCCTTAGATCCGTCGTATGGGCCAGGACCAAGCCTCCGCCCCCAGA ATGTCACCAGTTGGAGGGAGGGCGGTGGGAGGAACATAACCTCTGCCACATCTCTGACCGCCTCCCCTGCTGAGCTGGGCAGCAAGACCTCTAGCACGGGAGATGGAGCCCCCTCCTCAGTGAGTGCCAGTGATCCGAAGGAGCCATCTCTCcgcccagctcagcctgtccgCAAAGGGGCTTCACAGTTCATGGGAAATGTCTACCAACCACCTACATACCATGACATGCTACCTGCTTTT ATGTGTCCACAACAGCCATCTGAGACCCCTGCATCGCTGGACCGAGGgtctttccctcttcctcagcTTCGGCTTGAGCCCCGGGTACCTTTCAGACAATACCAGATGAATGACCAGGATGG AAAAGAGAACAGGCTTAACCTGTCTCGCCCAACACGTCCACTTCGGCAGCAAATAGAGAGAGCACCTCGGCCCACCATTATCAATGCAGAGAACCTAAAGGGGCTGGATGAACTAGACACTGATGCAGATGACGGGTGGGCAG GCATTCATGATGAAGTGGATTACTCTGAGAAACTGAAGtttagtgaagatgaggaagaggaagaaactcTTAAAGATGGACGACAGAAGTG GAACAGCTGGGATCCCAGAAGGCAGCGACAGTTGTCCCTGAGCTCTGCAGACAGTGCAGATGTCAAACACACtgtggaggaaggaaagaattgGGGCGACTCTGTGGGCTTGTCCCGATCAGTCCGGAAGGTGCAGGATTCACAGCAGCCTCCGAGGAAGCTGAATGGCTGGAGCTCAACATCTGAATACCAG aaGCCCACCCTGGGAAGTATTCTCAGGCAGCAGTCCCTTGAggataaagaagaaaaggtgCCACTGAGACAGAAGTTTGTGCACTCTGAGATCTCAGAGGCTGTCGAGAGAGCCAGGAGGCGACGGGAAGAGGAAGAGCGGCGAGCCAGGGAGGAGCGTCTGGCAGCCTGCGCTGCAAAGCTGAAGCAACTTGATCAGAAATGCAAACTGGCTCAGAAAACCAGCGAGACCCAGAAACACACAGAGAATGAAGATGTGCGACCCCCAAGCACAGAGAAAAATGCTGTGCAGGAGAATAGTCATGCCTTCCGTAGAG caacCCCTGAGTTTcacacacaggatgtctctgttGGCTATCTGGAAGAGGAgactcctgccccagcagcaacagcccaaagcagcagtgaggaggagctcAGAGAAGCTCCCTCTCCAGCACAGGAATTCAACAAATACCAGAAATCTCTTCCCCCACGAttccagaggcagcagcagcaacagcagcag gagcagctgtacAAGAtgcagcactggcagcagcagcaagtctATCCtcccccatcccattcccatccccaacGGACGTTCTACCCGCCGCACCCCCAGATGCTTGGCTTTGATCCTCGATGGATGATGATGCCCTCTTATATGGACCCTCGCATGGCCCAGAGTCGTGCCCCTGTGGATTTCTACCCTTCAGCCCTTCACCCTTCAG GAATTATGAAGCCCATGATTCAGCAGGACTCCATTGGAGGAAGCAGTTGTCGGTCTGAAGATCAGAACTGTCAGGCAGGGCAGGTGGAAAGGAAAAGTGCTCCCTTGGACCCTGTGCCAGTGTGGGGCCAGGAGAGCTACACATCTCTGCAGAGCAAAGGATACTCCCTGTCACATCAAAAACAGGCTGACATGACCATGGAGGGGCTGCATGCCAG gAATGACAGTTACTCTCCTCCTTCTGGAAGGCCAGAGGGTCTGAGCACCCAGCGAGATCTCTttgaggagagaggggaggagtaCTTGAGTGCTTTTGACAAGAAGGCCCAAGCAGACTTTGACAGCTGCCTGTCGTCTCAGAGGATAGGCCAAGATCTCCTGTTTCAGCATCAGGAGACCGTGCAGGAAACTTCTACTTCTGGTAACCGCCATGCAAACTTGAGGTGTTCACCTCTGGAGCCTGATTTTATCCAAGCAGAGAAGAAGCCTGAATATAATGGTTGGGATATCAGCCACCATCAGAAacctgcagagactgcagcagAGGTTGCTGAAGAAGTGCCCAGGGATGAGCAGTCATTCAATGCTGACCCGTGGAAGAAAGAAGGAGCCAATACCAAACAGCCGGCTGAAGAGACAACGGAGTGGGCTCCTGAGAACCGGAACACCAGTGGTCAGCACCAGGAGCAAATGGGGAGGACACGGCGATCAGGCCCAATAAAAAAACCAGTCCTGAAAGCCCTCAaggtggaagagaaggagaaggagatcGAGAAGGTTAAACTGGAGGGCGAGGACACCTCGCGCCCACTGAAGGAGAAGGCAGCTGTTCAGAAAGTAGAAAATGAGTCAGATGATTCTACAGCCTTACTGAACTCCACACGCTATCTGCTGGATGACAAAGGTTCTTCCCAAGCCAGCCTTGCCCGAGAGGCTGAGAAATctcaagaggaagaggaggaagaggaggaggaagagaagccaGAAAGAACCTGGGAGAACAAGCTATGCAGAGAGTCTGGTGATCTACCTCCCACGAAAAGAAACAACTGGATCTTCATTGATGAGGAACAAGCCTTTGGTGGGAGAGGTCAGGGGCGTGGGCGAGGGAGAGGCTTCAGAGAGTTTACTTTCAGAGGCCGAGGCACTGTTGTGGGCAGCCGGGGAGTCTATAACAACCAGCGGAGTAGCCGAGGGCGAGGGCTTCGGGAGTTCAACCAGCCAGAGGACTTCCCCAGAGGCAAACCAAGGCGCCGGATTGCAAGTGAGACACACAGTGAAGGGTCAGAATACGAGGAGCTCCCCAAGCGTCGCCGGCAGAGAGGATCAGAGAACAGCAATGAAGGTTCTGTGCTGGACAGGGAGGACAGCGATTTGAAAAAGGGAGACTTCAAAGAATCTTGGAGGTCCAACAAAATCTATTCAGATGATCACACTAGTCTGGATCCTAAGATGAGGGCCCCGAGAGCTTTTGGGAGATCACTGCCACCAAGACTGAGCAACTCTGGCTATGGGCGAAGGGGTTTCATGGGTAAGGAGCCCACCCAGTGGCAAGGCAGGAgtgggggagcagggtggcaggagTACAGCCACACCTCTCCATCGGACACTTTTGGGAGCAGGCAACAGTCCGACAGGGAGTACATTCAGGATTCTTATAAACACGTGGATTCCTTCTCTAGCCGGGTTTTTGATGAGAGCCATCTGGATGACAAAAGGCACTTTTTCCAGGAAGATTACTCTGCGGATCAGGAGAACATAGAAAACAGGCCATTCAGGAGAAGGCGTCCCCCCCGCCAGGACAAACCACCAAGATTCAGGCGCCTCAGGCAAGAGAGGGAATCAGTCGGCCAGTGGAACCCTGAGGAGGGAGTCCCCAACGTGCTGCCCAGCCAGTGGCCTGGAAGACCCAAGCTGACCACCCCAGAGAAGAGCACCATCTCGGGCAGACGGTCTCCTGAGCTGTCCTACCAGAACTCATCCGACCACGCCAATGAGGAGTGGGAGACAGCATCTGAAAGCAGCGACTTCAGCGAGCGGCGGGAGAGGCGAGatggagttgcagagagcgaagGCCAGCTAGAGAGTGGCCTCGGGAACGGAAGcctgggagagaagagggagcTAGCAAAGAGGAGCTTCTCAAGCCAAAGGCCGATTGTTGACAGGCAGAGCCGCAAGACCGAGCCAACAGGGTTTGTGGAGCAGTCTGTCAGGACTGGTGTAGGAGCAGCTTCCAGATACGACAGCCAGCAGAACGGGACACTGATTAAAAGCAAAAG ATCTCCAGAAGAAGGAGGGGGCCTTGGCAACGCCAGTGGTGGGAGCAGCCACTCCATTTACAGCTTGGATAGGGCTTCCCATGGCAACTCGGAGAGTGCTGAGGGGCCAGgtaaaaagacagagaaggagCCCAAATCCACTGCGCAGAGAGCAAGCGAGAAGGGAGAGGCCTTGTCACAGTTTGAACTGAGCTACGGAA GTACCATCATCGATAATCGGGTGTCGAACACAGCGGAAGAGAATGAAGTAGGTTCTTTGGCAGGTGAAGGCTTCATTGAGGTTCTTACTAAAAAGCAGCGTCGTCTGCTGGAAGAGGAGCGAAGGAAgaaggaacaggctgctcag GCACCAGCTAAGGCCCGTGTCCTTCAGTCTCGCATTCCTCCTCGATTTGCTAAGAAGCAGAACGGCTTGTGCTTGGAGCAAAGTGATGTAACAGTGTCTGGAAACAGCCTGGGCACAGAGATCTGGGAGAGCAACAGTCCAG CTCTTTCCGTTCAGTCTCCTGGCAGTGACTCCTGGAGCAAGCCTGTAAATACCTTCAATGGTACTGAATCTAGCACCACTGAG CAGGGTTTTAAAGGCAGCCAGGGGGATAGTGGCATTGACTTGAGCGCGGAGTCTCGGGAATCCTCCGCTACCTCCTCTCAGCGCAGTTCTCCATATGGCACCCTCAAACCAGAGGAGATGAATGGGGCTGGCCTGGTCGACCCAAAGCCTGACTGCCAGAAGGAGCAAGTGCAGAAGCAATCTGATAAAAAG GATTCAGATCAAGGCTCAGGACAGAACAAGGAACACAAGCCTGGACCAATCGGCAACGAACGctccctgaaaaacagaaagggtTCGGAGGGAACGGAACGGCTGGAAGGGAATATTCCCCCTGTTAACGGGGTGGAAATTCACGTGGATTCTGTACTTCCTGTGCCACCCATTGAATTTGGAGTAAATCCTAAA gACTCTGACTTCAGCTTGCCACCTGGTTCTGCCTCTGGCACTGCAGCTAACCCAGTCACCAAATTGCAGGATGCCTTGGCCAGTAat GCAGGGTTAACGCAGTCCATTCCCATTCTACGAAGAGATCATCACCTCCAGCGGTGCATTGGCCTGAACCCGATGTCCTTCCCCACTGCAGACCTTACCCTTAAG ATGGAGTCTGCTCGTAAAGCTTGGGAAAACTCTCCTAGTTTACCAGAACAGAACTCCCCAGGAGGTGCAGGCTCAGGCATCCAGCCTCCTTCCAGTGTTGGAGCTTCCAACGGTGTCAGCTACAGCTCTTTTGGTGGAGTTTCTATGCCTCCTATGCCTGTGGCGTCCGTAGCACCTTCTGCATCTATTCCAG GTAACCATATTCCACCCCTGTATCTGGATGGCCATGTGTTTGCAAGTCAGCCCCGCCTGGTCCCTCAGACAATACCTCAGCAGCAAAGCTACCAACAG gctgctgctgctcaacAGATTCCCATTTCCCTCCACACATCCTTACAGGCCCAAGCTCAGCTTGGGCTGAGGGGTGGTCTGCCTGTTTCCCAGTCCCAGGAGATGTACAGCTCTATACAGCCCTTCAG GTCTCAGGTGTATATGCACCCCAGTCTGTCTCAACCCAGCACCATGGTCCTGACCGGAGGCACTGCTCTGAAGCCTCCGTATTCCGCCTTCCCAGGCATGCAGCCCTTGGAGGTGGTGAAAACCCAGTCTGGGTCCCCCTATCAGCCCATGAATGGAAGCCAGACGCTGGTTTATGAAGGCCAGATAAACCAGGCGGCTGGTATGGGAGCTTCCCAGATGATGGACTCTCAGCTTACACAG CTAACAATGCCTGTGCCTGGCTCCCAGCTTCCTCTGCCCCGCTACGGCTCTGGCCAGCAGCCCCTAATTCTACCACAGTCCATCCAGCTCCCTCAGGGGCAAAACCTTCCTGTAGGAGCTCCCCGAAGAATCCTCCCTCCTGGATCCCAGCCTTCTGTTCTTGCTACCAGCAGGGAG tCCTCCCAAATGGAAATGAAAGGGTTTCATTTCTCCGACGGTAAACAGAATATGTCCTCCGGAGGGTCTGTACCAGCACCACATACGTACAG GCCTAGCTCTGCCAGCCCAAGCGGGAAGCCGGCTGGACCAGCAGTTAGTATGGGCTCTGTGCAAGGACACTATGTACAGCAG GCAAAGCAGCGGGTGGATGAAAATAAAGCCAACCTGGGAGCAGTAAAGCTGCAAGAAACAGCTTCCACAAACCAGATGAAGCCAGTGCGCACAGGAGCGATCAAACCTCAGGCAGTCAAAGTGGAGGAAAGCAAGGCCTAG